Genomic window (Marinifilum sp. JC120):
GCCCTGCTGAACGTATGGGGCTATCCCCCAGTCGATGAGAATTTTTGATTTTTTCTGATTTTCCGTGAGATTTATTGATACCAGTTGAGATTTTTTGAGATTCGCTGATATTTAAATCCTGCTCGTATTTGAAAAGTCCCTGCTTATGCTTCTGGTACACAGCTTGGTCCTTCTCGTGGATCGGCTTCATGATCGCGGCAGAGCATGGACTTTTGCCTGTGCCGGATTTAGCCACCAATGCCCAATACAGGTTCGGATGGGTTATCCAGCTCGGCTTGACTTCAAGGCCACGAGTTCTGCCCACCGTGGCCCCGATAACCGCAAGAAAGGTGATGGCCGGGACAGCAAGCGGAACATTGTAGGCCGAAGCCGCAACATCGAGAGAATCCTCGATGCTGGGCTAAAGCACTCCATGCGGAAAAGAGGAAGGCGGAGGGAGCAAGCTGCCCCCTCCATAAGCCATAGACGCCATGTCAGACATCTATGCTTCGCCTTAGTTTGGCAGTTCTTCGATGAGTTTGCGGATGTCGCAGACCCGCCAAGCGGTGGTCCGCTCGGTGAGTTTGACCGGCTTGGGAAAGCGTCCGGTCTGGATGCCTTTCCACCAAGTTGTTTTGGAAACAGGAAACGGACTTTCAAACGGCAGAAATGAGCAAGCCCAGAATTACGCAGACCAACTAGAACTACGAGATGAATATCAGCCTGACGGCCTGCTGGTTACGAATTGTCTGGCGGGAGATCAATTTTTGCGCCGGGAATGCCCGTTATCCCTTGATTCATGAGGACAATCTTAGTTTAATTTTACTCCATATAGAACACCATACACTTACTAATTAAAATATTTTTAAACTTAACACTTGTCCTTAGTTTAAATAAACGCTAATTAGTACAGCATGGACCAAACAAGAGGAACAAAAATAAACCAACTCATGCTGAAGTGGTCAAACGGGACCATAAAAAATTCCGAGGAGCTTGCAAAGCTGGAGATAAACAAGTCACTTGTCCAAGGATACATGGAACAAGGCTGGCTTGTTTCTGTTGGTCGCGGCGCATATGCTAAATCACACGACAGCCCCACTTGGCTCGGCGGTCTGCATAGCTTGCAGCAAAAAGACAAGCCATTCATCCATGCCGGGGGCAGAACTGCTCTTGAGCTTCAGGGCTATACCCACTACGTCTCAGCTCAGGAGCGAGAGATATTCCTTTTTGCTCCCCCCAAAACAAAACTGGCGGCGTGGTTTGCTAAATATGACTGGGGACAGAAGATCGTCTTTACTTCCACCTCCCTATTTCCTGACAACCTCTCCGACAGCTTCACTGAACACGATGCTGGAACTTTTACGGTAAAAATATCCTCCCCAGAACGCGCCATACTTGAACTGCTGCACCACGTACCGCAAAAAGTAGGTTTCGATGAAGCTTTTCAACTTATGCAAGGGCTCGGCACTTTACGGCCCACGCTTGTCCAGACACTGCTCGAAGAGTGCAACAGCATCAAGGCCAAACGACTATTCCTCTACCTTGCCAGAGAAAGTGGACACCGCTGGCTTTCCCGCATCAAACGAGACAGCATCCAACTGGGCTCCGGCAAACGCGAGATAGTAAAAAACGGCATGCTGGATAGAGAATTCAACATCACCGTCCCCAAGAACAATGAAGAGGAACTGTTTTGAATAAATACGAAAAGCAGGTACGCATCCTGCTGCGAGTCTTGTCCCTGATTGAATATGACCATCCCAACGGGGACGGTTCAGCATTCCTCGCCCTGAAAGGCGGCACAGCCCTGAATTTCTTCCTTTGGAATCTGCCCCGCCTGTCCGTAGACATTGACCTTGCCTACTGCCCAATCAATGACCGCAAGACAGCCCTGCGTGATATTTCAGAAAGCATGCAACGACTGGCAAAGCAGGTGGAAACAATAATGCCTGCCGCAGCAGTAAATCTGACCGCGCCAAACAATGCCGCTCCTAAAGTGTTGATCAAACACGATGGGGTAATGGTTAAGATTGAACCCAATGCCACCATTCGCGGCACAGTATATGAGACAGAATATTCGGACCTACAGCCGGAAGTTGAACGCCGCTTTGAAATGGCAGCAGAGGTACGCCGCCTTTCCATCCATGATCTATACGGTGGTAAAATATGCGCTGCACTCGATCGCCAACATCCACGTGATCTTTTTGATGTGGCCCAACTTCTCGACACCGAAGGACTGACCGAGAAAAC
Coding sequences:
- a CDS encoding DUF3987 domain-containing protein, which codes for MEDSLDVAASAYNVPLAVPAITFLAVIGATVGRTRGLEVKPSWITHPNLYWALVAKSGTGKSPCSAAIMKPIHEKDQAVYQKHKQGLFKYEQDLNISESQKISTGINKSHGKSEKIKNSHRLGDSPIRSAGPEVPAFSKGRENSSEDNQARRRSTIHRRVDYDRITAELIGFDEPDRTGAVPAASLPRRQDSGLGAGNTRLPGLAERIGESFERVGKIVRSMKKLMWKFKKVRGQGAGLGM
- a CDS encoding AlpA family phage regulatory protein; this encodes MPFESPFPVSKTTWWKGIQTGRFPKPVKLTERTTAWRVCDIRKLIEELPN
- a CDS encoding nucleotidyl transferase AbiEii/AbiGii toxin family protein; this translates as MNKYEKQVRILLRVLSLIEYDHPNGDGSAFLALKGGTALNFFLWNLPRLSVDIDLAYCPINDRKTALRDISESMQRLAKQVETIMPAAAVNLTAPNNAAPKVLIKHDGVMVKIEPNATIRGTVYETEYSDLQPEVERRFEMAAEVRRLSIHDLYGGKICAALDRQHPRDLFDVAQLLDTEGLTEKTRKAFLVYLLGHNRPMSEILNPNFQPLAEAYEKEFRGMTQTEVALEKLEATRAQLVQEIKSGLSNDDKQFLLSVKKGNPEWELLEIPHAAQLPAVLWKLHNIEKLRKNAKKHAEAVRKLEECF